GTGACCTTCGTTCGCGTCGCCGTTCTTGTGCGGCACCATCCGCACGACCTGGTTGCCCTTCATCTCGGCCTTGAACGAGCAACCGACGCCGCAGTACGCGCAGGTCGTCACGACCGAGTGTTCGGCCTGGCCGAGCATCACGATGCTCTTTTCCTGCAGCGTCGCGGTCGGGCACGCAGCGACGCACGCGCCGCACGACACGCACTCGGAATCCATGAACGGCTGGTTTTCGCTCGCAGCGACGCGCGACTCGAAACCGCGGCCCGCGATGGTCAGCGCGAACGTGCCCTGCGTTTCTTCACAGGCGCGCACGCAGCGATTGCAGACGATGCACTTCGACGGGTCGTACGTGAAGTACGGGTTCGACTCGTCTTTCTTGTCCTTCAGGTGATTCGAACCGTCGAAGCCGTAGCGCACTTCGCGCAGACCCGTCACGCCGGCCATGTCCTGCAGTTCGCAGTCGCCGTTCGCGGGGCAGGTGAGGCAGTCGAGCGGGTGATCGGAGATGTACAGCTCCATCACGTTACGGCGCAGCGACTGCAGACGGTCGGTCTGCGTGCGCACCTTCATGCCGGCTTCGACCGGCGTCGTGCACGATGCCGGATAGCCGCGTCGTCCTTCGATCTCGACGAGACACAGACGGCACGAGCCGAACGGTTCGAGCGAGTCGGTCGCGCAGAGCTTCGGCACGTTGACGCCCGCGTCGATCGCGGCGCGCATCACGGATGTGCCGGCCGGCACCGTGACGGACTGACCGTCGATCTCGAGCGTCACGTCGACGTCGGAGTAACGCATCGGCGTGCCGTAGTCGGTTTCGTCCATCGGTGAGCGGGCGCCGCGTTGCTGCGCCTGCGATTTGCAACTGCAGTTGCCGGAGCCGCAACCGCCGGCAGTGGAAATAAGCGCGTCGGACATGGTGTGCTCCCTGTTCAGGCTGCCGCCGCGCGGGCGGTCGGAACGGTATCGAGACCGAAGTCTGCGGGGAAATGATCGAGTGCGGACAGTACCGGGAACGGCGTCATGCCGCCCATCGCACAGAGTGAGCCGGAGACCATCGTGTCGCACAGGTCGCGCAGTAGCGTTACCTGCCGCGTCGAGGTGTCGCCGTTGCGGATGCGCTGGATCACTTCGACGCCGCGCGTCGCGCCGATCCGGCATGGCGTGCACTTGCCGCACGATTCGAGTGCGCAGAAATGCATCGCGTACTGTGCGAGCTCCGCGAGATTCGACGTGTCGTCGTGTACGACGAGGCCGCCGTGACCGACTACTGCGCCGACCGCTGCGTAGGCCTCGTAATCCATCGGGATGTCCCACTGGCTTTCGGGCAGATACGTGCCGAGCGGGCCACCGACCTGCACGGCGCGTGCGGGCCGGCCGCTTGCGGTGCCGTCGCCGTATTCATAGAGCAGTTCGCGCAACGTTACGCCGAACGCGAGTTCGACGAGACCGCCTTGCTTCACGTTGCCCGCAAGCTGGAACGGCAGCGTGCCGCGCGAGCGACCCATGCCGAAGTCCTTGTAGTGCGCGGCGCCCTTCGCGAAGATGATCGGTACGGTGGCGAGCGTGATCACGTTGTTGATCACGGTAGGCTTGCCGTACAGCCCTGCGAGCGCCGGCAACGGCGGCTTCGCGCGCACGATGCCGCGCTTGCCTTCGAGCGATTCGAGCATCGCGGTTTCTTCGCCGCACACGTACGCGCCCGCGCCCTTTGCAACGAACAGTTCGAAGCGATGTCCGGAGCCGAGTACGCTGTCGCCGAGCCAGCCTGCCGCACGTGCTTTATCGATGGCCGTTTCGAGCGCCGCGATCGCATGCGGGTATTCGCTGCGTACGTAGATGTGGCCGACCGTCGCGCCGGTGACGATGCCAGCGATCGTCATCCCTTCGATCAGCACGAACGGATCGCTTTCCATCACGAGGCGGTCGGAGAACGTGCCCGAGTCGCCTTCGTCCGCGTTGCAGACGATGTACTTCTGGTCGGCCTGCGCGCCGCGTACCGTGCGCCACTTGATGCCGGCCGGGAACGCGGCGCCGCCGCGGCCGCGCAGCCCGGATTCGATCAGTGCGGCGCAGGCAGCGTCGCCGTCCATTGCGAGCGCGTTCTTCAATCCTTCGAGGCCGCCGTGCGCGACGTAGTCGTCGGTGGAGAGCGGATCCGTGATGCCGATGCGTGCGAACGTCAGGCGCTGCTGCTTCTTCAGATACGGAATCTCGTCGACGATGCCGACGTTGTTTGCATGCGCGCCGCCTTCGACGAAGCCTGCGTCGAACAGCGACGCGATGTCCGCTTCATCGACGTTCGCATAGCCGACGCGGCCTTGCGGCGTTTCGACTTCGACGAGCGGTTCGAGCCACAGCAATCCGCGCGATCCGTTGCGGACGATGTCGAGCGCGATGCCGCGGCGTGCCGCTTCGGCTGCGATCGATGCAGCGAGTGCGTCGGCGCCGAGCGCAAGTGCCGACGAATCGCATGGAATAAACACGCGGGTCATGCTGTTTTCTCCATGGGCTTCGTTGCTTCGACGGCAGCATTAAAGAGCCGGTCGAATTTC
This portion of the Paraburkholderia flava genome encodes:
- a CDS encoding formate dehydrogenase beta subunit; its protein translation is MTRVFIPCDSSALALGADALAASIAAEAARRGIALDIVRNGSRGLLWLEPLVEVETPQGRVGYANVDEADIASLFDAGFVEGGAHANNVGIVDEIPYLKKQQRLTFARIGITDPLSTDDYVAHGGLEGLKNALAMDGDAACAALIESGLRGRGGAAFPAGIKWRTVRGAQADQKYIVCNADEGDSGTFSDRLVMESDPFVLIEGMTIAGIVTGATVGHIYVRSEYPHAIAALETAIDKARAAGWLGDSVLGSGHRFELFVAKGAGAYVCGEETAMLESLEGKRGIVRAKPPLPALAGLYGKPTVINNVITLATVPIIFAKGAAHYKDFGMGRSRGTLPFQLAGNVKQGGLVELAFGVTLRELLYEYGDGTASGRPARAVQVGGPLGTYLPESQWDIPMDYEAYAAVGAVVGHGGLVVHDDTSNLAELAQYAMHFCALESCGKCTPCRIGATRGVEVIQRIRNGDTSTRQVTLLRDLCDTMVSGSLCAMGGMTPFPVLSALDHFPADFGLDTVPTARAAAA